Proteins encoded in a region of the Flavobacterium sp. MDT1-60 genome:
- a CDS encoding TonB-dependent receptor, which translates to MKNKFSVLLLIAMIALFHASGYAQSKVVKGTVKDASGLPVPGVNVLIKGSQNGVSTDLDGSYSINTAPGNVLTYSFIGFKKQEITVGSAATVNVVLQEEDNSLEEVVVVGYGTRKKKDLTGSIVSVSAEEIASRPVVNAVQAMQGKAAGVDVASNERPGTVGAITIRGARSISASNAPLYVVDGIPLNSRLVTDSSTGKISVDANSGGIDFLNPTDIETIDVLKDASATAIYGSRGANGVIIVTTKKGKNGKFTLNYDTSIVMETIHENAPMMSAGEYIEFRRWGRYYSNPSAFPKGDAPTIENDKLIFLASADPAAWANIEKGWAGGTWDGSKVATTDWTKFVTRTGVTQQHTIGVSGGTEKMKAYGSFGYLDNTGTLFGQSYVRYSGTANVDITPTKWFSMGVGLNTSYGVNEYGQSNTGRTAVTSSTGIYATARTNLPYAVPYDLNGNRIDSPGGDSTIRTPVDEYKLSQDQRVTLRAFASLYAQFDLGGLSSKLDGLKYRINFGPDLTSFRDGVFLDGKSAIRSGTSFASLAKEQTISYTLDNLIFYNKTFGNHTIGGTLLMSQTEYHNEQSAMSANDIKNPENKWNALNPANVTLAGYSSGLTDTGLLSYMGRANYSYADKYLFTASGRFDGASQLASENRWAFFPSASAAWVLNKEKFLENVSWINQLKIRAGYGVTGNAAVPAYATQPPLTGIVYPNGSGVVNNTSLGNIELGWEQTAQFNYGIDFSLFNSRVSGALDYYTSKTTDLLLKSSVPTVIGVKDTYQNVGETEGSGVELTLNTVNVTTKDFEWTSSLSASYQQSKIVSLQNGKFDDINNNLFIGDSQNVIYGFESNGIWKPEDAAEMAKFNAAAGSTIFTFGNARPVDQNGDYKIDANNDRVIIGSKDPKYIMGLTNTFSYKNVELSFFIYGRMGYYYDTLGENEGAKGSQRSINYYTDNNTNAEYQKPIYSAGTGDPYYPILGYRSGSFLKMRNISLAYHFDKELVQKLGLSKLRLYCQATNPGMIFTKVKWTDLDTQTTASNRGVTLGLNVEF; encoded by the coding sequence ATGAAAAACAAATTTAGTGTTCTGTTGCTGATAGCAATGATCGCATTATTCCATGCATCAGGCTACGCACAGAGCAAAGTAGTTAAAGGTACCGTTAAAGATGCATCAGGACTACCGGTGCCAGGAGTAAACGTCCTCATTAAAGGGAGCCAAAATGGAGTGAGTACAGATCTTGATGGTAGTTATTCCATCAATACTGCTCCGGGAAATGTTCTTACTTACAGTTTTATCGGTTTTAAAAAACAGGAAATCACTGTTGGAAGCGCGGCTACTGTTAATGTCGTATTACAAGAAGAAGACAATTCCCTTGAGGAAGTTGTTGTTGTAGGATACGGTACAAGGAAGAAAAAAGATCTTACCGGTTCTATTGTTAGTGTAAGTGCTGAAGAAATAGCTTCACGACCAGTTGTTAATGCCGTACAAGCCATGCAGGGAAAAGCAGCCGGTGTTGATGTTGCTTCAAATGAACGCCCTGGAACGGTAGGCGCCATCACCATTCGTGGAGCCCGTTCTATTTCTGCTTCAAATGCGCCGCTTTATGTGGTTGATGGTATTCCTTTGAATTCAAGACTTGTGACAGATTCATCTACCGGAAAAATTAGTGTAGATGCCAATTCTGGTGGAATTGACTTTTTAAATCCTACTGATATTGAAACAATTGACGTATTAAAAGATGCATCTGCTACAGCTATTTATGGTTCTCGTGGTGCAAATGGAGTTATTATCGTAACTACTAAAAAAGGTAAAAACGGAAAGTTTACTTTAAACTATGATACTTCTATTGTAATGGAAACGATACATGAAAATGCACCAATGATGAGTGCGGGCGAATATATCGAATTTCGCCGTTGGGGAAGGTATTATTCTAATCCATCAGCTTTTCCTAAAGGAGATGCTCCTACAATAGAAAATGATAAATTAATTTTCCTTGCTTCTGCTGATCCTGCTGCATGGGCAAACATCGAAAAAGGATGGGCAGGAGGTACCTGGGACGGTTCTAAAGTAGCAACTACAGACTGGACTAAATTTGTAACCCGTACCGGAGTTACACAACAACATACAATAGGTGTTAGTGGTGGTACTGAAAAAATGAAAGCTTATGGGTCTTTTGGATATTTAGACAATACAGGAACATTATTTGGGCAAAGTTATGTACGTTACAGTGGTACGGCCAATGTTGATATTACACCAACAAAATGGTTCTCTATGGGAGTTGGTCTTAATACTAGTTACGGTGTAAATGAATATGGACAATCTAACACAGGTAGAACTGCTGTTACAAGTTCTACAGGAATATACGCAACGGCTCGTACGAATCTTCCATACGCTGTTCCTTATGACCTTAACGGAAACAGAATTGATAGCCCTGGTGGGGATTCTACGATTAGAACTCCTGTGGATGAATACAAATTATCTCAGGATCAACGTGTAACATTAAGGGCTTTTGCTAGTTTATATGCACAGTTTGATTTAGGAGGACTTTCTTCTAAACTAGATGGTTTAAAATACCGTATTAATTTTGGACCTGATCTTACTTCTTTCCGTGATGGTGTATTTTTAGATGGTAAGTCAGCGATTCGTTCAGGAACAAGTTTTGCTTCATTAGCTAAAGAACAGACAATTTCATATACATTAGATAACTTGATTTTTTACAATAAAACTTTTGGTAATCACACTATTGGAGGAACCTTGTTAATGAGCCAGACTGAATATCACAATGAACAAAGTGCTATGTCTGCTAATGATATAAAAAATCCTGAAAACAAATGGAATGCTTTAAATCCAGCAAATGTTACACTCGCAGGTTATTCTTCAGGTTTGACAGATACAGGTTTATTATCTTATATGGGAAGGGCAAATTATAGTTATGCCGATAAATATTTATTCACAGCATCTGGCCGTTTTGACGGAGCTTCACAATTAGCATCAGAGAACAGATGGGCATTTTTCCCGAGTGCTTCTGCGGCGTGGGTTCTCAATAAAGAAAAATTTCTTGAAAACGTATCCTGGATCAATCAGTTAAAAATAAGAGCTGGTTATGGTGTTACCGGAAATGCTGCAGTTCCGGCTTACGCTACTCAGCCTCCATTAACAGGGATCGTTTATCCAAATGGATCCGGAGTGGTAAATAATACTTCTTTAGGAAACATAGAATTAGGTTGGGAGCAAACAGCTCAGTTTAACTATGGTATCGATTTCTCTTTGTTTAACAGCAGAGTATCAGGAGCCTTAGATTATTATACAAGTAAAACTACCGATTTATTATTAAAAAGTAGTGTTCCAACAGTTATCGGAGTTAAAGATACGTATCAAAACGTAGGAGAAACGGAAGGAAGTGGAGTAGAACTTACTTTGAATACAGTAAACGTAACAACAAAAGATTTTGAGTGGACTTCCAGCCTTAGTGCTTCGTACCAACAAAGTAAAATTGTATCACTTCAAAATGGAAAATTTGATGATATCAACAATAACTTATTTATTGGGGATTCTCAAAATGTAATTTACGGTTTCGAATCAAACGGAATCTGGAAACCTGAAGATGCTGCTGAAATGGCAAAATTCAACGCCGCTGCAGGTTCGACTATTTTTACATTTGGTAATGCAAGACCGGTAGATCAAAACGGTGATTATAAAATTGACGCAAATAACGACCGTGTGATTATAGGTTCTAAAGATCCAAAATATATCATGGGACTAACAAATACCTTTTCTTATAAAAATGTAGAATTGTCATTCTTTATCTATGGTCGTATGGGCTATTATTATGATACTTTAGGAGAAAACGAAGGAGCTAAAGGAAGCCAGAGATCAATTAATTATTATACAGATAATAACACCAATGCCGAATATCAAAAACCAATTTATTCTGCCGGTACGGGAGATCCTTACTACCCAATATTAGGATATAGAAGCGGTTCTTTCTTAAAAATGAGAAATATTTCTTTAGCTTATCACTTTGATAAAGAGCTAGTACAAAAGCTAGGACTTTCTAAATTGAGATTGTATTGCCAGGCAACCAATCCGGGTATGATTTTCACAAAAGTTAAATGGACTGATTTGGATACACAGACAACGGCTTCAAACCGAGGTGTAACTTTAGGGTTAAATGTAGAATTCTAA
- a CDS encoding RagB/SusD family nutrient uptake outer membrane protein yields the protein MKNYKKLYINLMLVAALTLTSSCNKDFLDEELTTAYSKDYYKTEAGIQALANGTYYQVFAAEFQGEVPLSATESGTDEFHAGGDPSNWIWNSYSSGFKAFVTVSNANTVAANTNWDNLYIGIGNANQLIESATDIVSTNDAIKKTALGEGYFLRAFNYLKLVSQYGAVPLKLKTSSTVELEFTRTAPQEVLAQVIEDFKQAYALLGNAGAPAKITKDAAAHYLAKTYLMRASEINDSWNGTTKAADLQQVVTLSDEVISHHPLAANYDNLWNYTIADGANEKLPELILSAQFNASTLTTGGNQQHLYFLSTYDQLPQMRRNLAGGRPFSRLAPTYFVYDTFDHVNDSRFWKSFQTKSIVNNQSGAVYKNGDLGIMYIVNTPADTRFAKTKNTDAIIYPKTGKTIPSAYVAYAADKVGLMADVRFPSLSKYMDGNRIDLSNIKGSRDIILARSAETYLMAAEAKVRLAKLGSASFADALPYINTVRTRAAYKSGENRAAYVDGSAAWTVTGQAGIPISYIPENSYYESNNIAVATTATSLTIANVNALPLEDMAVITKLGYGSDYDRMLCLILNERTRELCGEFHRWGDLSRTKTLVARAKAYNIEAAANIQEYHNLRPVPQTFLDAVYANGRPLTAEEKATMQNPGY from the coding sequence ATGAAAAATTATAAAAAACTATATATCAATTTGATGCTTGTTGCAGCATTGACTTTAACAAGCTCATGCAACAAAGATTTTCTTGATGAAGAGCTGACCACAGCTTATAGTAAAGACTATTATAAAACCGAAGCAGGAATTCAGGCATTAGCAAATGGTACCTATTATCAGGTTTTTGCTGCAGAATTCCAAGGTGAGGTTCCGCTTTCGGCAACTGAATCTGGTACAGATGAATTCCATGCCGGAGGAGATCCGTCAAACTGGATCTGGAATTCTTATTCTTCAGGTTTCAAAGCTTTTGTAACCGTATCAAACGCTAATACTGTAGCGGCAAATACCAATTGGGATAACTTATATATCGGAATTGGAAATGCGAATCAATTGATTGAATCTGCTACAGATATTGTTTCAACAAATGACGCTATCAAAAAAACAGCTTTAGGTGAAGGTTATTTTTTAAGAGCTTTCAATTATTTAAAATTGGTAAGCCAATACGGTGCTGTTCCTTTAAAATTAAAAACTAGTTCTACAGTTGAATTAGAATTTACAAGAACAGCGCCTCAGGAAGTTTTAGCACAAGTAATAGAAGATTTTAAACAGGCTTATGCTTTGTTGGGTAATGCCGGAGCTCCTGCTAAAATTACTAAAGACGCTGCTGCACATTATTTAGCAAAAACTTATTTGATGCGTGCCAGTGAAATTAATGACAGCTGGAACGGAACTACAAAAGCGGCAGATTTGCAACAAGTAGTTACGTTATCTGATGAGGTAATTTCTCATCATCCACTAGCAGCAAATTATGATAATTTATGGAATTATACGATTGCAGATGGTGCAAACGAAAAACTTCCGGAGTTAATTTTATCTGCTCAGTTCAATGCAAGTACATTGACTACGGGAGGAAATCAACAGCATTTATATTTCCTTTCTACTTATGATCAGTTACCTCAAATGAGACGTAATCTTGCAGGAGGAAGACCATTTAGCCGTTTGGCACCAACTTATTTTGTATATGATACTTTTGATCATGTAAACGACTCTCGTTTCTGGAAAAGTTTTCAAACAAAAAGTATCGTGAATAACCAATCTGGTGCTGTTTATAAAAATGGAGATTTGGGAATTATGTATATTGTAAATACACCGGCTGACACGCGTTTTGCCAAAACTAAAAACACAGATGCTATAATTTATCCAAAAACAGGAAAAACAATTCCAAGTGCTTATGTTGCTTATGCAGCAGATAAAGTAGGTCTAATGGCCGATGTTAGATTCCCGTCTCTAAGTAAATATATGGATGGAAACAGGATCGATTTAAGTAATATTAAAGGATCTCGTGATATCATTTTGGCACGTTCTGCAGAAACGTACTTAATGGCTGCTGAAGCAAAAGTACGTCTTGCAAAATTAGGATCTGCATCATTTGCTGATGCATTACCCTATATCAACACAGTTCGTACTCGTGCGGCCTACAAATCTGGAGAAAATCGTGCTGCTTATGTAGATGGCTCAGCGGCCTGGACAGTTACGGGTCAGGCTGGAATCCCAATTTCGTATATTCCTGAAAACTCATATTACGAATCTAATAATATCGCAGTTGCAACAACAGCAACAAGTTTAACAATTGCGAATGTGAATGCTTTACCATTAGAAGATATGGCAGTAATTACAAAACTGGGATACGGTAGTGATTACGACAGAATGTTATGTTTGATATTAAACGAGCGTACCAGAGAACTTTGTGGAGAATTTCACCGTTGGGGAGATTTGAGCAGAACTAAAACTTTGGTTGCAAGAGCAAAAGCGTATAACATTGAAGCGGCTGCTAATATTCAGGAATATCATAATTTACGCCCTGTTCCTCAAACTTTCCTTGATGCTGTTTATGCAAATGGCAGACCATTGACTGCTGAAGAAAAAGCAACTATGCAAAACCCTGGTTATTAG
- a CDS encoding sialate O-acetylesterase, with protein MIYLKKLSLLLIVLGFKLTLNAQVKLPALVGDNMVLQQNSKVNLWGWAAPNEKINIQLGWQNTPVEIITDLNGNWKTAVSTPVGNEKPYDITIEASNKIILKNILIGEVWICSGQSNMYFPVEKEDGTWKTGVKNYEEEIQNANFPSIRLFTVLTKASQKPLEDVTGSWAVCSPSSIKTFSAVAYFFGRDLYQKLKVPIGLISSSWGGTKAEAWTSQTVLEGNTDFLPLLEQDAKNEKLFQEKLETYYADLKKERIANNIEGFKSQLKKPKKEENKTSYVLYNAMLHPLVNYTMKGVIWYQGESNAEKAFLYRSLFPAMVKSWRDDWKQGDFPFYFVQIAPHKGQNPDIREAQLIASKTISNTGMVVTTDVGNATNIHPIDKQTVGYRLALIARAKTYGENKLVYSGPIYNHLKVKKDKIQLFFDNVDSGFKKPSEDLKEFEIAGNDQVFYPAEAKIDGKMIVVSSSKVKNPTAVRFAWKAVPEPNLFNNENLPASPFRTDDWEVGVQKK; from the coding sequence ATGATTTATTTGAAAAAGCTTTCTTTATTACTCATTGTTTTAGGATTTAAATTGACACTCAACGCTCAGGTAAAATTGCCCGCTTTGGTTGGTGATAATATGGTTTTACAACAAAATTCAAAGGTAAATTTATGGGGATGGGCTGCTCCAAATGAAAAAATAAACATTCAGTTAGGATGGCAAAATACTCCTGTAGAAATTATAACAGATTTAAATGGAAACTGGAAAACCGCTGTAAGTACACCAGTTGGAAATGAAAAACCATATGACATTACAATTGAAGCTTCAAATAAAATTATACTGAAAAATATTCTGATTGGTGAAGTCTGGATTTGTTCCGGACAATCCAATATGTATTTCCCTGTTGAGAAGGAAGATGGAACCTGGAAAACAGGAGTGAAAAATTATGAAGAAGAGATTCAGAATGCCAATTTCCCATCCATCAGATTGTTTACAGTATTAACAAAAGCCTCTCAAAAACCATTAGAGGATGTGACCGGAAGTTGGGCAGTATGTTCTCCGTCTTCTATAAAAACATTTTCGGCAGTTGCTTATTTTTTTGGAAGGGATTTATATCAAAAATTAAAAGTTCCAATCGGTTTAATTTCTTCTTCCTGGGGAGGAACAAAAGCCGAGGCCTGGACTTCTCAGACGGTTTTAGAAGGGAATACAGACTTTCTGCCTCTACTGGAACAAGATGCAAAAAATGAAAAACTCTTTCAGGAAAAATTAGAAACGTATTACGCCGATTTAAAAAAGGAGCGTATTGCAAACAACATTGAAGGTTTTAAAAGTCAGCTTAAAAAGCCTAAAAAAGAAGAGAATAAAACATCGTACGTACTTTATAATGCGATGCTGCATCCTTTGGTAAATTATACCATGAAAGGGGTGATTTGGTATCAGGGTGAAAGCAATGCAGAAAAAGCATTTTTATACAGAAGTTTATTTCCGGCAATGGTAAAAAGCTGGCGGGACGATTGGAAACAAGGCGATTTTCCATTTTATTTTGTTCAGATCGCACCCCACAAAGGGCAAAATCCAGACATTAGGGAAGCACAATTAATTGCGTCAAAAACAATTTCAAATACAGGAATGGTCGTTACGACTGATGTTGGAAATGCCACCAATATTCATCCTATAGACAAACAAACCGTAGGTTATCGTTTGGCTTTAATTGCAAGAGCGAAAACATACGGAGAAAATAAACTGGTGTATTCTGGCCCAATATACAACCATTTGAAAGTCAAAAAGGATAAAATTCAGTTGTTTTTTGATAATGTAGATTCGGGTTTTAAAAAGCCATCAGAAGATTTAAAAGAATTTGAAATTGCCGGAAATGATCAGGTTTTCTATCCTGCAGAAGCAAAAATAGATGGAAAAATGATTGTGGTTTCCTCATCAAAAGTAAAAAATCCAACGGCAGTTCGTTTTGCCTGGAAAGCCGTTCCGGAACCCAATTTATTCAATAATGAAAATTTACCTGCATCACCTTTCAGAACCGATGATTGGGAAGTGGGAGTTCAAAAGAAATAA
- a CDS encoding glycoside hydrolase family protein: MNRRKFIIGNSLAVMALCLPFPGMANDFMDDPKLSDFEKRLRPVGRALEFEDYYVWCNSPIEGPDGKIHVFFSRWPKAKGMSGWINSSEIAHAVADKPEGPYEYVSTILAPRGEGFWDATTCHNPSVHFVDGKYALFFMGNSNGKMNTKRVGLATADSLYGPWERPDKPLLLPGKQGEWDDLLTTNPSFLKHPNGEYWLYYKSLDTENYEHPKFPIKGNRKYGLAISKSLQGPYEKYKNNPVVDFSKLGDNKQCEDAFVWYENKKFKMLARDMGVFGIDNGLYMDSDDGIHWSDPLISYQPLNKYIKQPEAPKHLNRYGRGERPQLLFQNGKATYLFMASQGGKYETSSGFIFKIV; the protein is encoded by the coding sequence ATGAATCGTAGAAAATTTATAATAGGAAATTCCCTTGCTGTTATGGCGCTTTGTCTTCCGTTTCCGGGTATGGCAAATGATTTTATGGATGATCCAAAACTTTCAGATTTTGAAAAAAGACTTCGGCCAGTTGGTCGCGCGCTCGAATTTGAAGATTATTACGTTTGGTGCAATAGCCCGATTGAAGGCCCGGATGGTAAAATTCATGTGTTCTTTTCAAGATGGCCAAAAGCAAAAGGCATGAGCGGATGGATAAACAGTTCTGAAATTGCCCACGCTGTTGCTGATAAACCTGAAGGCCCATACGAATATGTAAGTACTATTTTGGCGCCACGAGGTGAAGGCTTCTGGGATGCAACAACCTGTCATAATCCGAGTGTTCATTTTGTAGACGGAAAATATGCGCTGTTTTTTATGGGAAATTCCAATGGAAAAATGAATACCAAACGTGTAGGGTTAGCCACTGCAGATTCGCTTTATGGCCCATGGGAAAGACCTGATAAACCCTTATTGCTTCCGGGAAAACAAGGAGAATGGGACGATCTTTTGACTACAAATCCTTCTTTCCTAAAACATCCAAATGGCGAGTACTGGCTTTATTACAAATCATTGGATACGGAGAATTATGAACATCCAAAATTTCCCATTAAAGGAAACAGAAAATATGGATTAGCCATTTCAAAATCATTACAAGGTCCTTATGAAAAATACAAAAACAATCCGGTAGTAGATTTTTCTAAACTCGGAGATAATAAACAATGCGAAGACGCTTTTGTCTGGTATGAAAATAAAAAATTCAAAATGTTAGCACGGGATATGGGCGTTTTCGGAATTGACAATGGCTTGTATATGGATTCTGATGATGGCATTCATTGGAGCGATCCTTTGATTTCGTATCAGCCTTTAAATAAATATATAAAACAGCCTGAAGCACCAAAACATTTAAACCGATACGGTCGTGGAGAACGCCCGCAATTATTATTTCAAAACGGAAAAGCAACTTATTTATTTATGGCTTCACAAGGAGGAAAGTATGAAACGTCTTCCGGATTTATTTTTAAAATAGTTTAA
- a CDS encoding L-rhamnose mutarotase gives MKNNQTIRNAFKMQLKPGFEAEYKKRHDEIWPELQSLLSETGIQDYSIFLDEDTLSLFAVQKISPDFDEKLLPNHPIVKKMVGLYG, from the coding sequence ATGAAAAATAACCAAACTATCAGAAACGCTTTCAAAATGCAATTAAAACCAGGTTTTGAAGCAGAATATAAAAAGAGACACGACGAAATCTGGCCTGAATTACAGTCGCTGCTTTCAGAAACAGGAATTCAGGATTATAGTATTTTTTTAGATGAAGATACTTTATCGCTCTTTGCAGTTCAAAAAATCAGCCCGGATTTTGATGAAAAACTGTTACCCAATCATCCAATCGTAAAAAAAATGGTGGGCCTATATGGCTGA
- a CDS encoding DUF4861 domain-containing protein, translated as MKTNLYLSIALTATILASCKAQQKVEGIKITLKNTSELSVPQKAIAIKRSQLSVKMDSKVYPILIHKKDTIPAQLNDLDGDGKWDELFLVTDFTPNEKKTVELKWSSVDPKFPIKTSVRFGKREAKDLPVQPATEEVLMANQVHKKLGFQKYQTDGPTWENDKVGFRHYLDGRNSKDVFGKKTPAMTPEDVGINSKGAVEDNYHVMYDWGRDIFPVGSSAGLGGYALLINDKINRLGILTNDTLNNVEKTTFKIVSEGPVNSVLSYKYQNWEASGNKYQVQETTSIWPGMYGYKNTVKIDGIKGKETFLAAISNLNNKNPLKVVEAGDWVCLIQHDYLTYEHKWILGTAILVPKKIYKGYIEAPKTGQLTDSYLAKLSVENNKEISYYAIAGWELSADPNFKDSAYFSNYVTTLAKQLSAKINVEIGK; from the coding sequence ATGAAAACGAATCTTTATCTGTCAATCGCATTAACGGCAACGATATTAGCAAGTTGTAAAGCGCAACAAAAAGTAGAAGGAATTAAAATTACGCTAAAGAATACTTCTGAATTGTCGGTGCCGCAAAAAGCTATTGCAATAAAGAGAAGTCAACTTTCTGTAAAAATGGATTCGAAAGTTTATCCAATTTTAATCCACAAAAAAGATACGATTCCAGCGCAATTAAATGATTTAGATGGAGACGGAAAATGGGACGAACTTTTTCTGGTAACTGATTTTACGCCAAACGAAAAGAAAACGGTGGAACTAAAATGGTCCTCAGTTGATCCTAAATTTCCAATAAAAACAAGTGTTCGTTTTGGAAAAAGAGAAGCCAAAGACCTGCCGGTTCAGCCTGCAACCGAAGAAGTTTTGATGGCTAATCAGGTACACAAAAAGTTAGGTTTTCAAAAATATCAAACGGACGGCCCAACCTGGGAAAATGATAAAGTAGGTTTCAGGCATTATTTGGATGGAAGAAATTCAAAAGATGTTTTCGGAAAAAAAACACCTGCGATGACACCAGAAGACGTCGGGATAAATAGCAAAGGCGCTGTTGAAGACAATTATCATGTAATGTACGATTGGGGAAGGGATATTTTTCCGGTTGGAAGTTCGGCTGGTTTAGGAGGTTATGCTTTATTAATCAATGATAAAATCAACCGACTTGGAATTTTAACGAATGATACGTTGAATAATGTCGAAAAAACAACTTTTAAGATCGTAAGTGAAGGTCCGGTTAATTCGGTATTAAGTTATAAATATCAAAATTGGGAAGCCTCAGGAAATAAATATCAGGTTCAGGAAACTACCTCAATCTGGCCGGGAATGTACGGTTATAAAAACACGGTTAAGATTGATGGGATTAAAGGAAAAGAAACTTTTCTGGCAGCCATTTCAAATCTGAATAATAAAAATCCATTGAAAGTGGTTGAGGCTGGAGATTGGGTATGTCTGATTCAGCATGATTATTTAACCTACGAACACAAATGGATTTTAGGAACAGCAATTCTGGTTCCGAAGAAAATATACAAAGGGTATATCGAAGCTCCTAAAACCGGACAATTAACAGATTCTTATCTGGCAAAATTATCGGTAGAGAACAATAAAGAAATCAGCTATTATGCAATAGCAGGTTGGGAATTGAGTGCCGATCCAAACTTTAAAGATTCCGCTTATTTCAGCAATTATGTAACCACTTTGGCTAAACAGCTTTCTGCCAAAATAAATGTTGAAATAGGAAAATAA
- a CDS encoding glycoside hydrolase family 105 protein produces MNYKSTKIITLFAFGICTAINAQKTDATAPLHLMQPDYPTPYVIPQKENIKVVLDRVYNFLDKNTASKIVDANTKVAITDYKKGKQDIVFEPGAFRLTSYEWGVTYAGMLLASKATGEKYFADYSNKRIQLIADIAANYNEKNIKDKDMLKTLHPEALDFAGALCAAFIKAKKEGLKANADPLINNYIDFISNKQFRLKDGTLARNRPQDNTLWLDDMFMSVPALAQMGSYTGDVKYFDDAVKQVNQFSKRMFNEQKGIYMHGWVESMTVHPQFHWARANGWAVMTMVELLEVLPKNHPGYPQVLAQLQKHIAGLVQYQDGTGFWHQLLDRNDTYLETSATAIYAYSIARAINRGYVDKMTYAPAVLLAWNAVATKVNDKGQVEGTCVGTGMGFDPAFYYYRPVNVFAAHGYGPVLLAGAEVILLLNDSQFQINDSSIQLKIEGKNNLHK; encoded by the coding sequence ATGAACTATAAATCGACCAAAATTATAACATTATTTGCGTTCGGAATTTGTACTGCAATAAATGCGCAAAAAACGGATGCCACTGCGCCATTGCACTTAATGCAGCCGGATTATCCAACGCCATATGTTATTCCGCAAAAAGAAAATATAAAAGTTGTATTAGACAGAGTCTATAATTTTTTAGATAAAAATACGGCTTCTAAAATTGTAGATGCCAATACGAAAGTTGCCATTACAGATTATAAAAAAGGTAAGCAGGACATCGTGTTTGAGCCGGGAGCTTTTCGTTTGACTAGTTACGAATGGGGTGTGACATATGCCGGAATGCTTTTGGCATCTAAAGCCACAGGTGAAAAATACTTTGCAGATTATTCCAATAAAAGAATACAGTTGATTGCGGATATCGCGGCTAATTACAACGAAAAAAATATCAAAGACAAAGACATGCTCAAGACGCTTCATCCGGAAGCATTAGATTTTGCAGGAGCGCTTTGTGCAGCCTTCATCAAAGCAAAAAAAGAAGGTTTAAAAGCAAATGCTGATCCTTTGATAAATAATTATATCGACTTTATCAGCAATAAACAATTTCGATTAAAAGACGGAACCTTGGCCAGAAACAGACCACAGGACAATACACTTTGGTTGGATGATATGTTTATGAGTGTACCGGCACTAGCTCAAATGGGAAGTTATACGGGCGATGTAAAATATTTTGATGATGCCGTTAAACAAGTAAATCAGTTCTCTAAAAGAATGTTTAACGAACAAAAAGGTATTTACATGCACGGCTGGGTAGAGTCGATGACAGTGCATCCGCAGTTTCATTGGGCAAGAGCCAATGGTTGGGCAGTTATGACAATGGTTGAATTGTTAGAAGTTTTACCAAAAAATCATCCGGGATATCCTCAGGTTTTGGCACAATTGCAAAAACATATCGCAGGTTTGGTACAATATCAGGATGGAACTGGTTTTTGGCATCAATTATTAGATAGAAATGATACGTATTTAGAAACATCGGCGACAGCCATTTATGCCTATTCTATTGCGAGAGCTATTAATCGCGGTTACGTGGATAAAATGACATACGCTCCGGCCGTTTTATTGGCGTGGAATGCAGTGGCGACAAAAGTAAATGATAAAGGTCAGGTAGAAGGAACCTGTGTTGGAACGGGAATGGGTTTTGATCCTGCATTTTATTATTATCGTCCTGTAAATGTTTTCGCAGCTCACGGTTACGGTCCGGTTTTATTGGCCGGAGCCGAAGTGATTTTATTATTGAATGATAGTCAGTTCCAAATAAATGACAGTTCCATTCAATTAAAAATAGAAGGAAAAAATAATTTACATAAGTAA